From the Carya illinoinensis cultivar Pawnee chromosome 4, C.illinoinensisPawnee_v1, whole genome shotgun sequence genome, one window contains:
- the LOC122307170 gene encoding RNA-binding protein 39-like, whose translation MDFDAYEYLEKTVEENDDRDSKRKNRSKEGSERTYRKRDVDEEDPALPDGEDRKTRRSRADDENGSDRRDRERSSHRDKDRHHRDSEREKDRERERERERSGREKDKERERRERDKEKERERERREKEKEREKEKEKEREREKERERREKEERERSRRSRSRSDRDRERERDLEMRDSRRFKDKKEAVEPEADPERDQRTVFAYQMPLKATERDAYEFFSRAGKVRDVRLIMDRNSRRSKGVGYIEFYDAMSVPMAIALSGQLLLGQPVMVKPSEAEKNLVQSTASGGGSGGLAGPYGAVDRKLYVGNLHFNMTESQLRAIFEPFGPVELVQLPLDLETGQCKGFGFVQFSKLEDAKAAQSLNGKLELAGRTIKVSSVTDHVGAQDTGAKTADFDDDDGGGLSLNAQSRALLMQKLDRSGIATSIAGSLGAPVLNGSAPNPQALSLPVNGQTAVSVSALPAQAIPTPAAEPVGTPSECLLLKNMFDPATEMEPDFDMDIKEDVEEECSKYGRVRHIHVDKNSDGFVYLRFETVEAAMAAQRAMHLRWFARRLISALFMQPHVYEAMFKGGE comes from the exons ATGGACTTCGACGCTTACGAGTACTTGGAGAAGACGGTGGAGGAGAACGATGACCGGGACTCGAAGAGGAAGAATAGGAGCAAGGAAGGCAGCGAGAGGACCTACAGGAAGAGGGATGTAGACGAGGAGGATCCTGCTCTCCCCGACGGGGAGGACCGAAAGACCAGGAGGTCCAGAGCCGACGATGAGAATGGCAGCGACAGGCGTGACCGAGAGCGTTCTAGTCATCGAGATAAGGATCGGCATCACAGAGACTCGGAGAGAGAGAAGGACCGCGAGCGCGAGCGAGAGCGAGAACGGAGTGGTAGAGAGAAAgacaaggagagagagagaagggagagggacaaggagaaggagagggagagagagaggagggaaaaggagaaggagagggagaaggagaaggagaaggagagggagagggagaaagaaagggaaagaagggagaaagaggagagagaaaggtcGCGGAGAAGCAGGAGTCGATCGGACCGCGAccgagagagggaaagagaccTAGAAATGAGAGACAGcag GagatttaaagataaaaaagaagcAGTGGAGCCAGAAGCTGATCCAGAAAGGGATCAGAGAACTGTCTTTGCATACCAG ATGCCTCTCAAGGCAACTGAGAGGGATGCGTATGAGTTCTTCTCTAGAGCGGGCAAG GTGAGGGATGTTCGCCTGATCATGGACAGGAATTCAAGACGGTCCAAGGGAGTTGG GTATATTGAATTCTATGATGCAATGTCTGTGCCAATGGCAATTGCTCTCTCTGGCCAACTACTTCTTGGACAACCTGTTATGGTTAAACCTTCTGAGGCTGAAAAGAACCTAGTTCAATCTACTGCTTCTGGTGGGGGTTCAGGTGGTCTTGCAGGTCCATATGGGGCAGTGGATAGAAAACTGTATGTGGGCAACTTACACTTCAATATGACCGAAAGCCAACTTAGAGCG ATTTTTGAACCATTTGGTCCTGTGGAGCTTGTGCAACTGCCTCTTGACCTTGAGACTGGACAATGCAAGGGTTTTGGGTTTGTTCAA TTTTCCAAGCTTGAAGATGCAAAGGCAGCTCAATCTTTGAATGGAAAATTGGAACTCGCTGGTCGAACTATCAAG GTTTCGTCTGTTACGGATCATGTTGGAGCGCAAGATACGGGAGCAAAAACTGCAGactttgatgatgatgatgggggTGGTTTG TCTTTGAATGCTCAATCAAGAGCACTGCTCATGCAGAAGCTGGATCGCTCCGGTATTGCCACAAG TATTGCAGGTTCTCTTGGAGCTCCTGTGCTGAATGGGTCAGCTCCAAATCCACAAGCCCTAAGTTTACCAGTCAACGGGCAAACTGCAGTTTCTGTGTCAGCCCTTCCAGCGCAAGCTATCCCTACCCCAGCTGCAGAACCTGTTGGAACCCCCAGCGAGTGCTTACTGCTGAAGAATATGTTTGATCCAGCAACTGAG ATGGAACCAGATTTTGATATGGACATCAAAGAGGATGTGGAAGAAGAATGCTCTAAATATGGCCGAGTGAGGCATATTCATGTAGACAA AAACAGTGATGGCTTTGTGTATTTGCGGTTTGAAACTGTGGAAGCTGCAATGGCTGCTCAACGTGCAATGCATTTGAGATGGTTTGCTCGCAGGTTGATTTCAGCCTTGTTCATG CAACCCCATGTATATGAAGCTATGTTTAAAGGTGGAGAATGA
- the LOC122307172 gene encoding protein LIKE COV 2-like has translation MADEKESTSIPLSQAENGGEDPPKSPPSSPNSSTRKACCFVLQSWVSKKFMTGCVVLFPVAVTFFITWWFIQFVDGFFSPMYAQLGIDIFGLGFITSLLFVFFVGVFVSSWIGGTLFSLGEWFIKRMPFIRHIYSASKQISAAISPDQNTTAFKEVAIIRHPRVGEYAFGFITSSVTLQRDNEDEELCSVFVPTNHLYIGDIFLVNTNEIIRPNLSIREGIEIIVSGGMTMPQTISPLERVARPNERIPLNRMA, from the exons ATGGCGGACGAAAAGGAATCGACTTCCATTCCTCTCAGTCAAGCTGAGAATGGCGGTGAGGATCCTCCCAAGTCTCCCCCTAGCTCCCCTAACTCCTCCACTCGCAAG GCTTGCTGTTTTGTTCTTCAGAGTTGGGTCTCTAAGAAGTTTATGACTGGATG TGTAGTTCTTTTCCCAGTTGCAGTCACATTTTTCATTACTTGGTGGTTTATTCAATTTGTTGATGGTTTCTTCAGTCCAATGTATGCCCAGCTTGGCATTGACATATTCG gacTCGGTTTTATTACATCTTTACTTTTTGTATTCTTTGTTGGTGTTTTTGTTTCGTCTTGGATTGGTGGCACTCTTTTCTCACTTGGAGAATGGTTCATAAAGCGAATGCCTTTCATTAGACATATATACTCAGCCTCCAAACAAATTAGTGCTGCAATTTCTCCAG ACCAAAATACGACAGCCTTTAAGGAGGTAGCAATTATCCGTCACCCACGTGTTGGGGAATATGCCTTTGGTTTTATCACATCAAGTGTCACCCTTCAG AGAGATAACGAAGACGAAGAGTTATGTAGTGTTTTTGTTCCAACAAACCATCTATACATTGGTGATATTTTTCTAGTCAACACCAATGAGATCATAAGACCAAATCTTTCTATCCGAGAAGGCATAG AGATCATTGTTTCTGGGGGTATGACAATGCCGCAAACAATTTCGCCTTTGGAAAGGGTTGCTCGACCGAATGAGAGAATCCCTCTGAACAGAATGGCCTGA